A genomic window from Pygocentrus nattereri isolate fPygNat1 chromosome 22, fPygNat1.pri, whole genome shotgun sequence includes:
- the LOC108412834 gene encoding zinc finger protein 585A-like has protein sequence MASRRHSGTQQTSSGTLHMNISHRQMQKQSKERNHYCLECGQSFAAQSHLKIHQRIHTGEKPYHCSECGQSFTQQNNLQNHQRIHTGEKPYHCSECGQSFTQQSNLKSHQRIHTGEKPYHCSDCGQSFTQQNTLKIHQRIHTGEKPYYCSECGQSFSQQSNLKRHQRIHTGEKPYQCSEYGQSFTQQSNLQNHQRIHTGEKLYHCSDCGQRFTQQSTLKIHQRTHTGEKPYYCSECGQSFSQRSNLRRHQRIHTGEKPYHCSECGKCFRKRSHLKTHQRIHTGEKPYYCSECGQSFTQQSALKKHQRIHTGEKPYYCSECGKSFTVQSHLKTHQRIHTGEKPYYCSECGKSFTEQGHLKNHQRIHTGEKPYHCSECGKSFTKQSSLKSHQRIHTGEKPYYCSECGKSFTVQSNLKTHQRIHTGEKPYSCSECGKSFTKQSTLQNHLRIHTGEKPYYCSECGKSFTKQSTLQNHLRIHTGEKPYYCSECGRSFTQQSNLQKHKCTKSCGGNQQ, from the coding sequence ATGGCATCCAGAAGACATTCTGGGACTCAGCAAACATCATCTGGTACCCTCCACATGAATATATCTCACAGACAAATGCAGAAACAAAGCAAGGAGAGAAATCACTACTGCTTGGAATGTGGACAGAGTTTTGCTGCACAGAGTCATCTCAAgatacaccagcgcatccacacaggagagaaaccatatcactgctcagagtgtggacagagctTTACTCAACAGAATaatctccaaaaccaccagcgcattcacacaggagagaaaccgtatcactgctcagagtgtggacagagttttactCAACAGAGTAATCTGAAatcacaccagcgcattcacacaggagagaagccgtatcactgctcagactgtggacagagttttactCAGCAGAATACTctcaaaatacaccagcgcatccacacaggagagaagccgtattactgctcagagtgtggacagagtttttCTCAACAGAGTAATCTCAaaagacaccagcgcattcacacaggagagaaaccgtatcaatGCTCAGAGTATGGACAGAGTTTTACTCAACAGAGTAATCTCCAGAaccaccagcgcatccacacgggagagaagctgtatcactgctcagactgtggacAGCGTTTTACTCAACAGAGTACTctcaaaatacaccagcgcactcacacaggagagaagccgtattactgctcagagtgtggacagagtttttCTCAACGGAGTAATCTCAgaagacaccagcgcattcacacaggagagaaaccgtatcactgctcagagtgtgggaagtgTTTTAGAAAACGGAGTcatctcaaaacacaccagcgcatccacacaggagagaagccgtattactgctcagagtgtggacagagttttactCAACAGAGTGCTCTCAAAAagcaccagcgcatccacacaggagagaaaccttattactgctcagagtgtgggaagagttttactgtacagagtcatctcaaaacacaccagcgcatccacactggagagaagccgtattactgctcagagtgtgggaagagttttactgaacaGGGTCATCTCAAAAACCATCAGCGCATccacactggagagaagccatatcactgctcagagtgtgggaagagttttactaaACAGAGTTCTCTCAAAAGCCatcagcgcatccacacaggagagaaaccttattactgctcagagtgtgggaagagttttactgtacagagtaacctcaaaacacaccagcgcatccacactggagagaagccgtattcctgctcagagtgtgggaagagttttactaaACAGAGtactctccaaaaccacctgcgcatccacacaggagagaaaccatattactgctcagagtgtgggaagagttttactaaACAGAGTACTCTCCAGAACCACctgcgcatccacacaggagagaaaccatattactgctcagagtgtgggaggagttttacTCAACAGAGTAATCTCCAAAAACACAAGTGCACTAAGAGCTGTGGTGGAAATCAGCAGTAA